The sequence CGACCGTCGATCCGCTGTTCTTCACCGTGATCGACCGGAGTCACCAGCGCGCGGTCGGGCTGCTGAGCTTTCAACGCATCACACCGGCACACGGCTGCATCGAGATCGGTCACGTCGTCTTCGGCCCCGCGATGCAACGCAGCCAGGCATCGACCGAGGCCGTCTTCCTGCTCGCCAGGCTTGCCCTGGGCGAGCTGGGCTATCGCCGCCTGGAATGGAAGTGCAATGCCGACAACGCCCGCTCCATGCGCGCCGCCACGCGCCTGGGTTTCAGCTACGAAGGGTTGTTTCGCCAGCACATGGTGATCAAGGGCCGCAACCGCGACACCGCCTGGTTCGCGATGCTCGACCACCAGTGGCCGGCCTGCTGCGAAGCGTTCGAACGTTGGCTACGCGCGGACAACTTCGACGCCCAGGGACAGCAGCGGCAACGCCTGGAAATTCTCCGACGGAATCTGCGCTAGACCCTACTCGATCTCGAACAAGCCGTCGCGCAGGGACACCGACGCCAGTCGCGCGCGGATTTCCGGGTCGATACGCGGGTCGTCCAGGTCATAGAGCATCACCTGGCGGTAGGCGTTGACCCGGTTGATCTCAGTACCCAGATATTCCCAGACCACGCGGGTACAGGCCGGAGTGCGCCGATCCCCGCTCGACACGCCGGTCTTCAGGCCATTGAGGCGGCTGATACGGCTCTTGAAGCTGGGGATCAGGATGGTCTGGCTCATCTCGTTGTCGGTCAGTGACTCGTAGTCGATGAGGAACAGGCGGTCCTGCAAATAGAAGGCGGCGCCCAGGTAGCGGCAGCGTACGACTCCGTCCTCCTGTTTGGGATTGTCGGCGCGCGACTGTTCCTGGCGCTCCTGGCGTTCGAAGACGAAGCTGCCGCGATCCTCGCGCAGATGCACCAGCGACAGCAGGATTTGCCCCGGCACCGACATGCAGTTGGCGTATTCGAAGTAGTAACCGCAGTAACGGGCCAGGCTATTGGCGTTGTCGCGCATCGGCTGGAACAGCTCGAGCAGCGGATCGCTGGCGGCGATGCGTTCCTGGTCGTGCTGACGCAGACCGATCAGTTGCGCGAACTGCTCGCCGGGCAGACTCAACTCGTAGCTCTCGACCCCGAAGAAATCACAGATACGCTTGAGGTTGTGCGCCGTCGGGCGGCTCTGGCCGTTCAGGTATTTATTGAACTGGGCGCGGTTGATCGCGAGCTTGCGGCAGACCTCGGCGATCGAGCGATAGTGGCTGCAGAGCAGCTTGAGGTTGGCGCCAAGGTGGTTGTCCATGCGGGGTTCCGGGTGATGCGAGCGGCGCAATTCTAGCATCAACTCGCGCCAGCTCGCCGCGATCCGCGCAATTGCATGAGGATCAGCTCTGGCCAACCATTCCAGGGCTGTGTTTCAACATTTGTCACAACAACAAGAGAGACCCTTCCGTCATGCTCGATTTACTCAACGATCTCATCTGGAGCAAGCTGCTCATCGTGATGCTGATAGGCCTCGGCCTGTTCTTCACCATCGCCTCGCGCTTCGTCCAGTTTCGCTACTTCGGCAGCATGTTCCAGATCTTCGGCGAAGCCTTCAAACGCCAGCCCGGACAGCTCAGCTCGTTCCAGGCGCTGATGCTCAGCGTCGCCGGCCGCGTCGGTGCCGGCAACATCGCTGGCGTCTCGGTCGCCATCATGCTCGGCGGGCCGGGCGCGATCTTCTGGATGTGGATCGTCGCGCTGGTCGGCATGGCCACCAGCTATTTCGAATGCTCCCTGGCGCAGCTGTACAAGCGCCGTGAACCCGACGGCGGCTATCGCGGCGGCCCGGCGTTCTACATCCAGCACGGTCTCGGCCAGCGCTGGCTGGGCATCGTCGTATCGCTGCTGCTGCTGGTGACCTTCGGCTTCGGCTTCAACGCCGTGCAGTCCTACACCGTTGCAAGCTCGATGAACGACACCTTTGGTGTCCCCACCTTCGTCAGCGGCATCGTGCTGATGGTGGTGATCGGCCTGATCATCTTCGGTGGCATCAAGCGCATCGCCAAGTTTGCCGACGTGCTGGTACCGGTGATGGCGTTCTCCTACATCGCCATGGCCATCTTCGTCATCGGCAGTAATGCCGGCGACATTCCGGAGGCTTTCGGCACCATCTTCCGCAGCGCCTTCGGCCTGGAGCCGGCGTTTGCCGGCGGCATCGGCGCGGCGATCATCATGGGCGTCAAGCGCGGCCTGTTCTCCAACGAGGCCGGTCTGGGCAGTGCGCCGAACGTGGCGGCAGTGGCCGAGGTCAAGCACCCGGTCGCGCAGGGCATCGTCCAGTCGCTCAGCGTGTTCATCGACACCATCGTGCTGTGCAGCTGCACCGCGCTGATCATCATCCTCTCCGGTGTGTTCGAGCCGGGGAGCGACATGGCCGGCGTGGTCCTGACGCAGACCGCCGTAGCTGCAGTGGTCGGCGAGTGGGGCCGGGTCTTTATCAGCGTCGCGCTGCTGCTGTTCGTGTTCACCACGCTGATCTACAACTACTACCTCGGCGAGAACGCACTGGGCTTCTTCACCGCCAAGCGCTGGCCGGTGCTGGTGTACCGCATCATGGTCATCTGCCTGGTGATGTGGGGCTCGATCCAGGACCTGGGCACGGTGTTCGGCTTCGCCGACGTCACCATGGGGCTGCTGGCGATCTGCAACCTGATCGCGCTGGCGCTGCTGTTCAAGGTCGGCCTGCGCCTGATGCGCGACTACGACAGCCAGCGTGATGCCGGCGTCGAGCAGCCGGTGTTCGATCCGAAGCACTTCTCCGATCTGGACCTGGACCCGAGCGTCTGGCCAGCCCAGGGCACCCGTGAGACACCTGCCACGGGAACGGCAACCGCTTCCCCGGCGCAGCAGCGCTAAGCGCACGAAGCGGGTACGAACTGGGGTACAGACAGGGGGCTTAGCCCCCTGTTTTTATAGGAGACCAACATGGTGGCTTCCAGAAACATTCTGGTGTTGTACACCGGCGGCACCATCGGCATGCAGCAGAGCGCCGAAGGCCTGGTGCCCGCATCCGGCTTTGCCGACCGCTTGCGCGAGCAGCAGGCCCTGCAACCGCAGCTGACCCTGCCGCACTGGCAATTCCGCGAACTGCTGCCACCGATCGACAGCGCCAATATGCGCCAGGAGAATTGGCTGGCCATGGTCGTGGCCATCCGGACCGGCGTCGAAGAGGACGGCTGCGATGGCGTGCTGGTGCTGCACGGCACCGATACCCTGGCCTACAGCGCCGCCGCCCTGAGCTTCCTGTTGCTGGGCTTGCCGGTGCCGGTGGTAATGACCGGTGCCATGCTGCCGGCGGGTGCTCCAGGCAGCGACGCCTGGGACAACCTGTTCGGCGCGATGCAGGCGCTGCACGCGGGTGTCGCGCCCGGCGTGCACCTGTATTTCGCCGGCAAGCTGATGCATGGCGCCCGCGCCAGCAAGCTGGGCACCGCCAGCCTCGATGCCTTCGGCGTGCCGACGCGGGTGCGCCAGGGGCAACGCGCCGCGGCCATCCCCGCCACGCTCGACTACCGTCAGCCGCGACAACCGGTCAATCTGGCGGTGCTGGCACTGTATCCGGGGATCCAGGCAGCCCAGGTGCGCACGCTGCTTGGCAGCGGCGTGCAGGGGGTGCTGGTCGAATGCTATGGCAACGGCACGGGCCCGGCGGATGATGCCGCGCTGCTGCAGGCATTGCAGGACGCGCACCAGCGCGGGATCGTGCTGGCGGCGATCAGCCAATGTCCGCAAGGGCACGTGGAGTTCAACATCTACGCGACCGGCAGCCAGTTGGCGGCCAGCGGTCTGGTCTCCGGTGGCGGCATGACCCGCGAGGCCGCGCTGGGCAAGCTGTTCGCGCTGCTCGGCGCCAGACTGTCGCAGACGGAAGTCGAACACTGGTTCGCCCTCGATCTCTGCGGCGAGCGCGCCGACTGAAAGCGCCAATGAGCGTCGATGAAGAGCACCGATGAAGAGCGCCGCCACGGCGCCTTCCGGGCTTCCCGGCCTTCCCGGCCTTCCCGGCCTTCGCCAGTATCTGATTTCTACTCGAAACCGCGCTGCCCCGTAGAGCGGGCTCGCTGCCGGGCACGCCGGAACGCCTATCCCGACGAGCCGCTCAGCTCGGGATCAGGTCCAGCGCCTGAAGATGATCACGGACGCGTCGACGCAGCTCGTTCAGATCAAGCGGCTTGCCCAGCCGCTCCTGACAGTCGAGCCCTTCGTCGGCCTGGCTCGCTGCGCTCAGCACTATCACCGGCAGTCGGCGCGTCGCCGGCGCCTGGCGTAGCAACCGCAGCAGTTGCTCGCCGCTGAGCTCGGGCAGGTTCAGGTCCAGCAGCAGTAGGTCCGGCGGATCGGCCAGCACCCGTTCCAGGGCCAGGCGGCCGTTGCCGATCACACTGACTTCTCCCAGATCGGCCAGCGCCTTGCGTACCAGCAGTTGGCTGGCCGGATAGTCTTCGACATACACAATCCGCGGGCGCTCGTGCAGCCGCGGCTCGCCCTGCGGCTCGAACGCAGGCAGGGCGATCCAGAAGCGGCTGCCGACGCCGGGGGTGCTCTTGACGCCGATGCTGCCGCCCATCAGCTTGGCGTACTCCAGGCACAGCGACAGGCCGATACCGGCGCCCTGGATATTCGAACTCTCGCGGCCCAGGCGTCGGAACGGCTCGAACATTTCCGCATGCTGGTCTTCGTCGATGCCCAGGCCGGTGTCCTCTACGATCAGGCGCACCTGCCCTGCCAGCGTTTCCACGGCCAGGCGAATCCGCCCGGCCGGTCGGTTGTACTTGATCGCA comes from Stutzerimonas stutzeri and encodes:
- a CDS encoding GNAT family N-acetyltransferase, producing the protein MPQPNPTDWQPVPIPPRAALIGHYVQLEPLCFTRHGDELWAALQGVDDPALWDYLPYGPFIERGAFDAWLDGCAATVDPLFFTVIDRSHQRAVGLLSFQRITPAHGCIEIGHVVFGPAMQRSQASTEAVFLLARLALGELGYRRLEWKCNADNARSMRAATRLGFSYEGLFRQHMVIKGRNRDTAWFAMLDHQWPACCEAFERWLRADNFDAQGQQRQRLEILRRNLR
- a CDS encoding helix-turn-helix domain-containing protein; translation: MDNHLGANLKLLCSHYRSIAEVCRKLAINRAQFNKYLNGQSRPTAHNLKRICDFFGVESYELSLPGEQFAQLIGLRQHDQERIAASDPLLELFQPMRDNANSLARYCGYYFEYANCMSVPGQILLSLVHLREDRGSFVFERQERQEQSRADNPKQEDGVVRCRYLGAAFYLQDRLFLIDYESLTDNEMSQTILIPSFKSRISRLNGLKTGVSSGDRRTPACTRVVWEYLGTEINRVNAYRQVMLYDLDDPRIDPEIRARLASVSLRDGLFEIE
- a CDS encoding alanine/glycine:cation symporter family protein; translated protein: MLDLLNDLIWSKLLIVMLIGLGLFFTIASRFVQFRYFGSMFQIFGEAFKRQPGQLSSFQALMLSVAGRVGAGNIAGVSVAIMLGGPGAIFWMWIVALVGMATSYFECSLAQLYKRREPDGGYRGGPAFYIQHGLGQRWLGIVVSLLLLVTFGFGFNAVQSYTVASSMNDTFGVPTFVSGIVLMVVIGLIIFGGIKRIAKFADVLVPVMAFSYIAMAIFVIGSNAGDIPEAFGTIFRSAFGLEPAFAGGIGAAIIMGVKRGLFSNEAGLGSAPNVAAVAEVKHPVAQGIVQSLSVFIDTIVLCSCTALIIILSGVFEPGSDMAGVVLTQTAVAAVVGEWGRVFISVALLLFVFTTLIYNYYLGENALGFFTAKRWPVLVYRIMVICLVMWGSIQDLGTVFGFADVTMGLLAICNLIALALLFKVGLRLMRDYDSQRDAGVEQPVFDPKHFSDLDLDPSVWPAQGTRETPATGTATASPAQQR
- a CDS encoding asparaginase translates to MVASRNILVLYTGGTIGMQQSAEGLVPASGFADRLREQQALQPQLTLPHWQFRELLPPIDSANMRQENWLAMVVAIRTGVEEDGCDGVLVLHGTDTLAYSAAALSFLLLGLPVPVVMTGAMLPAGAPGSDAWDNLFGAMQALHAGVAPGVHLYFAGKLMHGARASKLGTASLDAFGVPTRVRQGQRAAAIPATLDYRQPRQPVNLAVLALYPGIQAAQVRTLLGSGVQGVLVECYGNGTGPADDAALLQALQDAHQRGIVLAAISQCPQGHVEFNIYATGSQLAASGLVSGGGMTREAALGKLFALLGARLSQTEVEHWFALDLCGERAD